A part of Balneola sp. genomic DNA contains:
- a CDS encoding hemolysin III family protein has product MKYIFPFREPFNAISHLIGAIIAIGWTFLLLFEAPDQDPGYLLSFGVYGLTVFLMFFSSAVYHSINVSFAKEEFFRLLDHIMIYLVIAGSYTPICIIVLEGGWQLGMLIGIWSFAIIGTLKKIFWLNAPRWFSTGLYLLMGWLAVLIFPIIWRELPHWFSYWIVIGGLFYSIGAVIYILEKPNFSERFRFHELWHLFVMAGAFSHFWANYRYLPAFP; this is encoded by the coding sequence ATGAAATACATTTTTCCTTTTCGTGAACCCTTCAATGCAATTTCTCATTTGATTGGTGCGATTATAGCTATTGGCTGGACTTTTCTTCTCCTCTTTGAAGCGCCAGATCAAGATCCGGGGTACCTTCTTTCCTTTGGTGTTTATGGACTTACTGTTTTCCTGATGTTCTTTTCCAGCGCTGTGTACCATTCCATAAATGTTTCTTTTGCAAAGGAAGAGTTTTTCAGGCTTTTGGATCACATAATGATCTACCTGGTAATCGCAGGCAGCTATACGCCTATTTGTATCATTGTTTTGGAAGGAGGTTGGCAACTGGGAATGCTTATTGGGATATGGTCTTTTGCCATAATTGGCACCCTTAAAAAGATCTTTTGGCTGAATGCCCCAAGGTGGTTTTCTACCGGACTATACCTCCTAATGGGTTGGCTAGCCGTACTCATCTTCCCAATTATCTGGAGAGAGCTTCCCCATTGGTTTTCATACTGGATTGTGATAGGAGGACTTTTTTATTCGATAGGCGCTGTTATATACATTTTAGAGAAGCCCAACTTTTCCGAGCGCTTTCGGTTTCATGAGCTTTGGCACTTGTTCGTAATGGCAGGCGCTTTTTCTCATTTTTGGGCTAATTATAGATATTTGCCCGCTTTCCCATAA
- a CDS encoding GMC family oxidoreductase, translating to MEIIKKRKEYDAVIVGSGAGGGMAAKILSENGLHVAVLEAGPYFDPALNENRSQLRPSWESPRRGASTPLRNFGDWDAAYGGWELDGEPYTKAEGTDFGWFRSRMLGGRTNHWGRISLRFGPLDFKRKDFDGLGDNWPISYDDVKPYYDRVDKMIGVFGSKEGIFNEPDGFFLPPPKPRLHELYYIKGARKAGIPVIPSRLSILTKRLNNDRGVCFYCNQCNRACQIYADFSAGTCLIFPAQKSTGRIDLFVNAMVREVLTDGEGRATGVSYINKDDGTEQEIKGKVVVMGASACSTARILLNSKSSQHPNGLGNSSGVMGHYLHDSTGTSRAAIVPELLNRKTYNEDGVGGMHVYTPWWLNDANLDFPRGYHLEIWGGLGQPGYGFGFDTTNLNEHFDGVVGGYGDKLRDDVKRFFGSVMGISMRGESVPQYDNYCEIDPDVKDKWGIPVLKFHYKWTDYERLQARHSQETFEQIFDAMGAIPLGNKAGADSDYGLAAPGVIIHEVGTTRMGDDRRTSVTNSYQQLHDAENVFVVDGGVFVSQADKNPTWTIMALSIRTSEYIVDQLKKQNL from the coding sequence ATGGAGATCATCAAAAAAAGAAAAGAATATGATGCCGTAATTGTTGGCTCAGGAGCTGGCGGAGGGATGGCCGCTAAAATACTCTCAGAAAATGGCCTTCATGTGGCCGTACTGGAAGCGGGGCCTTATTTCGATCCGGCTTTAAATGAAAATCGCAGCCAGCTGAGACCTTCCTGGGAATCTCCTCGTCGCGGGGCAAGTACCCCCCTTAGAAATTTTGGAGACTGGGATGCCGCCTATGGTGGGTGGGAGCTTGATGGAGAGCCTTACACTAAGGCTGAGGGCACCGACTTTGGATGGTTCCGATCCCGAATGCTAGGAGGAAGAACCAATCACTGGGGGAGAATCTCACTCCGTTTTGGCCCTTTAGATTTCAAGCGTAAGGACTTTGATGGCCTTGGAGACAACTGGCCAATAAGCTACGACGATGTAAAGCCTTACTATGATCGCGTAGATAAAATGATCGGGGTATTTGGTAGTAAGGAGGGCATTTTCAATGAGCCTGATGGTTTCTTTCTTCCTCCGCCAAAACCACGCCTTCATGAATTATACTATATCAAAGGTGCAAGAAAAGCTGGAATTCCAGTTATTCCATCCAGATTGTCTATCCTGACTAAACGATTGAATAACGACCGGGGCGTTTGCTTCTATTGTAACCAATGTAATCGAGCCTGCCAGATTTATGCCGATTTCTCGGCTGGAACCTGCCTCATCTTCCCAGCTCAAAAATCTACCGGAAGAATTGACCTGTTCGTAAATGCTATGGTTCGTGAAGTACTTACTGATGGCGAAGGAAGGGCTACCGGAGTTTCCTACATCAATAAAGATGATGGAACTGAGCAGGAAATTAAAGGAAAGGTAGTAGTGATGGGAGCATCTGCTTGTAGTACTGCTCGTATTCTGTTGAATTCTAAAAGCTCTCAGCACCCTAATGGGTTGGGAAATAGCAGTGGAGTGATGGGTCATTACCTCCATGACTCTACCGGAACCAGCCGGGCAGCTATTGTTCCTGAACTGCTGAACCGAAAAACCTACAACGAAGATGGGGTAGGTGGAATGCACGTGTATACTCCATGGTGGTTGAATGACGCTAATCTGGATTTCCCTCGAGGTTACCACCTTGAGATTTGGGGTGGGCTCGGCCAGCCTGGCTACGGCTTCGGTTTCGATACAACCAACCTGAATGAACATTTCGACGGGGTTGTAGGTGGTTATGGAGATAAACTTCGAGATGATGTAAAGCGATTCTTCGGGTCGGTTATGGGTATTTCCATGCGAGGGGAAAGCGTTCCTCAATATGACAACTACTGTGAAATCGATCCGGATGTTAAGGACAAATGGGGTATTCCTGTATTGAAATTCCATTACAAATGGACTGATTATGAGCGGTTACAGGCACGTCACTCCCAGGAAACCTTCGAGCAGATTTTTGATGCGATGGGGGCGATTCCTTTAGGAAACAAAGCTGGCGCTGATTCCGATTATGGTCTCGCGGCTCCTGGTGTAATTATCCACGAAGTGGGAACTACAAGAATGGGTGATGACAGAAGAACATCGGTTACGAATAGCTACCAGCAACTGCATGATGCTGAGAATGTATTTGTGGTTGATGGAGGTGTATTTGTTTCCCAAGCAGATAAGAATCCTACCTGGACGATTATGGCATTGTCCATCAGGACATCCGAATACATTGTTGATCAACTTAAAAAGCAAAACCTCTGA
- a CDS encoding gluconate 2-dehydrogenase subunit 3 family protein gives MDRRESIKTMLLGALGTGMLINGCAPGTPDRRRLQDVYDFSEYGRTPEEKARDEKIFSDNFFTNHEYETVAVLCDLILPATATAGAASEAFVPEFIDFAVKESPNQQDGFRDGIKWLDRYSKDKNGKDFIFATAENQAAILDEIAYPDKATEETQPGVDFFRQIRNFTLTGYYTTQMGYEDLGYVGNRPNIWDGVPEDVLADHDVDYDEEWLSKCVNQDRRTDIAEWDEDGNLLNN, from the coding sequence ATGGATAGAAGAGAATCAATCAAAACTATGTTGCTGGGTGCCTTAGGTACCGGAATGTTGATAAACGGGTGTGCGCCCGGCACTCCTGATCGCAGGCGCCTGCAAGATGTGTATGATTTTAGCGAGTATGGCCGAACACCTGAAGAAAAGGCTCGAGACGAAAAGATTTTCAGCGACAATTTCTTCACTAATCATGAATATGAGACCGTTGCGGTTCTTTGTGATTTAATCCTTCCTGCAACCGCAACTGCCGGAGCTGCATCGGAGGCTTTTGTACCGGAGTTCATTGATTTTGCTGTGAAAGAATCGCCCAACCAGCAGGATGGATTCCGGGATGGAATTAAATGGCTGGACAGGTATTCCAAAGATAAAAACGGGAAAGACTTCATCTTTGCTACTGCTGAAAATCAAGCCGCTATTCTGGATGAAATAGCATATCCAGATAAAGCTACTGAAGAAACACAACCCGGCGTTGACTTCTTCCGGCAAATTCGGAATTTCACACTAACGGGGTACTACACTACCCAAATGGGGTATGAGGATTTGGGTTATGTCGGTAACCGCCCAAATATCTGGGATGGAGTTCCTGAGGATGTGCTAGCCGATCATGATGTGGATTATGATGAAGAATGGCTATCTAAATGCGTGAACCAGGATCGACGAACAGATATCGCCGAGTGGGACGAAGACGGGAATTTGCTGAATAACTGA
- a CDS encoding DUF1905 domain-containing protein — protein sequence MPAKDLIGSLAATRMKPITFKTYLEPKTKVGYCHITVPKEIVETVGGFGARLLCSINGNKKMHSGLMGKGDGRGLIIVNQKRQKAWEISIGDEVEATIELDHSKYGAEMPEELEALLEQDRGGLTAFEKITPGQQRFIIGYVDGVKSIQKRIDRAIMMIENLKTMPEGPFNHRHILGMPPEED from the coding sequence ATGCCTGCGAAGGATCTAATTGGGTCTTTAGCAGCTACTCGAATGAAACCCATCACCTTTAAAACCTATCTGGAACCGAAGACCAAAGTAGGATACTGTCATATAACCGTTCCAAAAGAAATAGTGGAAACGGTAGGTGGTTTTGGTGCTCGCCTGTTGTGCTCCATAAATGGCAACAAAAAAATGCATTCAGGTTTAATGGGCAAAGGGGATGGGCGCGGGCTTATCATTGTAAATCAAAAAAGGCAGAAAGCCTGGGAAATTTCCATAGGTGATGAGGTAGAAGCCACCATTGAGCTTGATCATTCGAAGTATGGAGCAGAAATGCCCGAAGAACTGGAAGCATTACTGGAGCAGGATAGAGGGGGACTCACAGCCTTTGAAAAAATAACTCCCGGACAACAACGATTTATCATCGGCTATGTAGATGGGGTAAAATCTATCCAGAAAAGGATTGACCGGGCCATCATGATGATTGAAAACCTAAAAACTATGCCGGAAGGCCCGTTTAATCATCGGCATATACTGGGAATGCCACCAGAAGAAGATTGA
- a CDS encoding divalent metal cation transporter: MEETTNKTKSTLRYALGPGLILAAAAIGVSHLVQSTRAGAEYGFLLIWAVILANASKYPFIEFGPRYTITAKESLVQGYQRLGKWAIWTFGGFTVVTMCIVQAAVTIVTASLAAELTDLELTPLIWSIILLTICFLILSRGQYSALDGAIKVIIVVLSISTIVALIIAIVYKGGAPRPDPPSIWTEQGVFFLIALMGWMPILIDGSTWHSLWILERVKQTGHFPSLRESLTDFNIGYIGAGVMAIGFLSLGALIMFGTGINFASSGSVFATQFVSLYTSTLGDWAYWIIIVCAFSAMFSTILTVTDGYPRICAHLLSLNAPEEEKEKPPLFKSYKFLLFVISVLSIGVLYITGTRFIFMVDLATTISFLTAPVFAFINYKLIYSKHFPEEHKPPFWLKIMSWGGMIFITGFALVFLYWKLIYG; the protein is encoded by the coding sequence ATGGAAGAAACGACCAATAAAACTAAATCCACGCTCAGATATGCTCTTGGACCAGGGCTCATTTTAGCGGCTGCAGCCATTGGGGTTTCCCATTTGGTACAATCAACAAGGGCTGGGGCTGAATATGGATTTCTTTTAATTTGGGCAGTTATTCTGGCTAATGCATCCAAGTATCCTTTCATAGAGTTTGGTCCCCGATACACCATAACCGCTAAAGAAAGCCTTGTTCAGGGATATCAACGCTTGGGTAAATGGGCTATTTGGACTTTTGGGGGATTTACGGTTGTTACCATGTGTATTGTTCAGGCTGCAGTTACCATTGTAACTGCGAGTTTGGCGGCCGAGCTTACCGACCTTGAATTAACTCCGTTGATTTGGAGTATTATCCTGTTAACCATCTGTTTCCTAATCCTAAGCCGGGGGCAATATAGCGCCCTTGATGGGGCCATTAAGGTGATTATTGTGGTGCTCTCTATTTCCACCATAGTAGCTCTAATTATAGCCATTGTTTATAAAGGAGGTGCTCCCAGACCAGATCCCCCTTCTATTTGGACGGAGCAAGGTGTCTTTTTTCTGATCGCGCTCATGGGTTGGATGCCTATCCTTATTGATGGCTCTACCTGGCATTCGCTCTGGATACTGGAGCGAGTTAAGCAAACCGGTCATTTTCCTTCCTTAAGAGAAAGCCTCACGGATTTCAATATTGGTTATATAGGCGCTGGTGTTATGGCTATAGGCTTTCTTTCCCTGGGTGCATTAATCATGTTTGGTACAGGTATTAACTTTGCTTCCAGCGGCTCTGTATTTGCCACCCAGTTTGTGAGCTTATACACCTCTACTCTTGGCGACTGGGCATACTGGATTATTATTGTATGTGCGTTCAGTGCCATGTTCAGCACTATTCTAACTGTTACCGATGGTTATCCTCGCATCTGCGCCCATTTATTGTCTTTGAATGCGCCTGAGGAAGAAAAGGAAAAGCCGCCTTTATTCAAGAGCTATAAGTTTCTTCTTTTCGTTATCTCTGTGCTATCGATTGGGGTTCTTTATATAACCGGGACACGGTTTATTTTTATGGTAGATCTGGCTACTACTATTTCCTTTTTAACCGCTCCTGTTTTTGCATTTATCAATTATAAGCTCATCTACTCAAAACATTTTCCTGAAGAACATAAGCCCCCATTCTGGCTTAAAATAATGAGTTGGGGAGGGATGATTTTCATTACCGGCTTTGCTTTGGTGTTCCTGTATTGGAAGCTTATTTATGGATAG
- a CDS encoding DinB family protein, which yields MAFDIDEAITLLRRTPAVLKELLGNLPEKWTHNNEGGDSWSPHQVLGHLVYGEDADWLGRTKIILDKGTDQVFEPFDRLAQERLYSKTSIEELLTLFEEKRIQNLKELESFGLTESDLEKKGVHPEFWEIELKQMLSAWVVHDMGHIVQINRTMAKNYVDEVGPWKKYLTVVRSTPAPEE from the coding sequence ATAGCTTTTGATATAGATGAAGCTATCACGCTTTTGAGGAGGACACCAGCAGTTTTAAAAGAGCTGCTGGGTAACCTTCCTGAAAAGTGGACACATAACAATGAGGGTGGAGATTCCTGGAGCCCTCACCAGGTGTTAGGACATTTAGTTTATGGAGAAGACGCCGACTGGCTGGGTCGAACAAAAATCATTCTTGATAAAGGGACAGACCAGGTTTTTGAACCTTTTGATCGATTAGCACAAGAGCGTTTGTATTCCAAAACATCTATTGAAGAATTGCTGACTCTGTTTGAAGAAAAGCGAATCCAAAACCTAAAAGAACTGGAGAGTTTTGGGTTAACTGAGTCGGATTTAGAGAAAAAAGGGGTTCACCCAGAATTTTGGGAGATCGAGCTTAAGCAAATGCTCTCTGCATGGGTAGTTCATGATATGGGCCACATTGTTCAAATAAATCGAACGATGGCTAAGAACTATGTGGATGAAGTAGGTCCCTGGAAAAAATACCTGACGGTAGTTCGCTCTACTCCAGCGCCGGAAGAATGA
- a CDS encoding zinc carboxypeptidase produces the protein MKKLLVLFSIFVFSGSLTAQQTLDYFLVDGVSYDQNIPTPKSVLGAELGEWHVRHDQLVQYMYAVAEASDRVTISEYARSHGNRALLSLVITSPENQRNIDEIKRRHVSLSDPEASEDLDISSMPVVVQLSYSVHGNEPSGANASLAVVYHLAAAQGREIDELLDNAIVLVDPNINPDGLNRFAHWANMHKSKNVLVTDPDSREYSEVWPGGRTNHYWFDLNRDWMLVQHPESKGRIAKFQEWKPNILTDHHEMGSNSTFFFQPGIPSRTHPLTPQRNQDLTANIAEYHADELDQIQSLYYTRESFDDFYYGKGSTYPDVQGSIGILFEQASSRGHAQETIHGVLEFPFTIRNQVKASHSTLKAALDLREELLEHQRLFYLEAQREALRSPVKAYVFGEEADQARTFHLAEMLNHHKIEVYELDQDVSKGGESFAEGTAFVVPTNQPQFKLITAMFERRTEFTDSLFYDVSAWTMPYAFNLPFAELNSRDFNEDILGGRFEGEMKSTGELIGGESNYAYVFEWDEYYTPRALYRLLDAGVRAKVASRQFSGVTQEGQKIFDFGTIMIPLGFQEDKEKVHELVQTIAEEDGIKVYSLSTGLSTSGIDLGSNNFRNLEKPSVAILAGSGTNQYEIGEAWHLFDQRYHMPLTILDKSDFGGADLARYNVLIMTGYNYSDLSGGQVDEIKDWVREGGVLLAYKQGIYWAKSQELADVEYVDRGNGDDGEELSTRPYISQSSNSGAQVIGGAIFNAKLDRTHPLGYGYNDDEITVFRNSTIFLQKGENRYSTPLYYTDSPLAAGYISDENIEFLKGSAAIVVSRYGGGRVIAMTDNPNFRAFWYGTNKLFANAIFFGQTISASTAN, from the coding sequence ATGAAAAAACTGCTCGTCTTATTCTCAATTTTTGTTTTCTCCGGCTCCTTGACTGCCCAGCAAACGCTGGATTATTTCTTAGTTGATGGAGTAAGCTATGATCAAAATATTCCTACACCAAAATCTGTATTGGGTGCAGAACTGGGTGAATGGCATGTGCGCCATGACCAACTTGTTCAGTACATGTATGCGGTAGCAGAAGCATCAGATCGGGTTACTATTTCTGAATACGCCAGAAGTCACGGAAACAGGGCGTTACTTTCGTTGGTGATTACCTCTCCCGAAAATCAACGAAATATCGATGAGATAAAACGACGGCACGTAAGCCTTTCAGATCCCGAAGCATCTGAAGATTTAGATATTTCTTCCATGCCTGTGGTAGTGCAGTTAAGTTACAGTGTTCATGGAAATGAGCCGAGTGGTGCCAACGCCTCGTTAGCCGTTGTTTATCATTTAGCAGCAGCTCAAGGAAGAGAAATAGACGAACTGTTGGATAATGCAATTGTTCTTGTGGATCCAAACATTAACCCTGACGGACTAAACAGGTTTGCACATTGGGCGAATATGCACAAGAGTAAAAATGTATTGGTTACCGACCCTGATAGTAGAGAGTATAGTGAAGTTTGGCCCGGAGGAAGAACCAATCATTACTGGTTTGATTTAAACCGTGATTGGATGCTGGTTCAGCATCCTGAAAGTAAAGGTAGAATTGCCAAGTTCCAGGAATGGAAGCCAAATATCCTTACTGATCATCATGAAATGGGAAGTAACTCTACGTTCTTTTTCCAACCTGGTATTCCGAGCAGAACACATCCACTTACTCCTCAGCGAAACCAGGATTTGACAGCAAATATTGCAGAGTATCATGCAGATGAGCTGGATCAAATTCAGTCCCTGTACTACACAAGGGAAAGCTTTGATGATTTCTATTATGGAAAGGGCTCAACCTATCCTGATGTACAAGGCTCCATTGGAATTTTATTTGAGCAGGCCAGCTCCAGGGGGCACGCCCAGGAGACGATCCATGGTGTGTTGGAGTTTCCGTTTACGATCAGAAATCAGGTAAAAGCATCTCATTCTACCCTAAAAGCAGCACTTGATTTACGGGAAGAGTTACTTGAACATCAACGATTATTCTACCTGGAAGCTCAGAGAGAGGCGCTTCGTTCGCCCGTTAAAGCCTATGTATTCGGTGAAGAAGCGGATCAGGCGCGGACTTTCCACCTGGCTGAAATGCTAAATCATCACAAGATTGAAGTATATGAACTCGATCAGGACGTTTCGAAAGGCGGGGAAAGTTTTGCAGAAGGAACTGCATTTGTTGTGCCAACGAATCAGCCTCAATTCAAATTGATTACGGCCATGTTTGAACGAAGAACAGAGTTCACGGACAGCCTATTTTATGATGTTTCTGCCTGGACGATGCCTTACGCTTTCAATCTTCCGTTTGCAGAGCTGAATTCAAGAGATTTTAATGAAGATATCCTTGGAGGCCGGTTCGAAGGGGAGATGAAATCAACAGGAGAGCTAATTGGTGGTGAGTCTAACTACGCCTATGTATTTGAGTGGGACGAATACTACACTCCTCGTGCGCTATATCGATTATTAGATGCTGGTGTTAGAGCAAAAGTGGCTTCTCGCCAATTCTCCGGAGTGACCCAGGAAGGCCAAAAGATTTTTGATTTTGGTACCATCATGATCCCTCTAGGATTTCAGGAGGACAAGGAAAAAGTTCATGAGCTGGTTCAAACCATTGCTGAAGAAGACGGGATCAAAGTGTATTCCTTATCAACAGGACTTTCCACAAGTGGAATTGACCTTGGAAGCAACAATTTCAGAAACCTGGAAAAGCCAAGCGTAGCCATACTTGCAGGAAGCGGAACCAATCAGTACGAAATCGGAGAGGCATGGCATCTATTTGACCAGCGATACCACATGCCGCTTACCATTCTGGATAAGAGTGATTTTGGGGGAGCAGACCTGGCGAGATACAATGTGCTTATTATGACAGGATATAATTATTCTGATTTATCCGGTGGGCAGGTTGATGAAATTAAAGACTGGGTACGAGAAGGTGGTGTGCTACTGGCATACAAGCAAGGAATCTATTGGGCAAAAAGCCAGGAATTGGCTGATGTTGAATATGTGGACAGAGGAAATGGTGATGATGGCGAGGAACTATCAACCCGCCCATATATTTCTCAAAGTAGTAACTCAGGTGCCCAGGTAATCGGTGGAGCGATTTTCAATGCAAAACTGGATCGGACTCACCCATTGGGATACGGCTATAATGATGACGAAATCACAGTATTCCGAAACAGCACCATCTTCCTTCAAAAAGGAGAGAACAGATATTCAACGCCGCTATATTACACCGACTCTCCACTGGCAGCGGGCTATATCTCTGATGAAAACATCGAATTCTTAAAAGGCTCGGCTGCTATAGTAGTAAGCAGATACGGCGGAGGAAGGGTTATTGCGATGACTGATAATCCGAATTTCCGAGCGTTCTGGTATGGAACGAATAAGCTGTTTGCCAATGCAATTTTCTTTGGTCAAACCATCAGCGCCAGTACGGCCAATTAA
- a CDS encoding amidohydrolase produces the protein MKYLRILLLALFSVGVTQLGNAQIAVKAELIYTSAGDPIENGVVLIKDGKIDRVGTESRVRIPGDYTVYEAKVVTPGLIDAHTVVGLAGYLNQPHDQDQIETSSAIQPELRAIDAYNALEPLVGHLRNNGVTTIHTGHGPGALISGQTMIVKTSATTVDEGVLHPSKMLAFTLGNMMNSGIRTPGTRSKGIAMLRQNLVKAQTYLDKRNSDNPAVKDLGMDALADLLEGKLTAMVTVHKANDIMTALRLQEEFGFPMVLDGVAEAYLVLDEIKESGIPVFIHPPMLRASGEAKNATMTLAVKLHESGIPFAFQSGFEGYVPKTRVILFEAAVAVAQGLEYEAAVDALTIESAKLLGIDGQVGSIERGKDADLVLYDGDPFEYLTHVTHVIINGELVTE, from the coding sequence ATGAAATACTTACGAATTCTTCTTCTTGCTCTTTTTTCTGTTGGTGTTACTCAGCTTGGTAATGCTCAAATAGCCGTTAAAGCAGAATTGATTTATACCAGCGCCGGTGATCCTATTGAAAATGGTGTTGTACTCATCAAAGATGGAAAGATCGACCGGGTTGGAACTGAGTCCAGGGTCAGAATCCCCGGAGACTATACCGTTTACGAAGCTAAAGTGGTTACCCCTGGCCTAATCGACGCTCATACCGTAGTTGGGCTAGCAGGGTATTTAAACCAACCTCACGACCAGGATCAAATTGAAACCTCTTCAGCTATTCAGCCTGAACTTAGGGCTATTGACGCCTACAATGCTCTGGAACCACTGGTTGGACATTTGAGAAACAATGGAGTTACTACCATTCATACCGGACACGGGCCAGGAGCTTTAATTAGCGGTCAAACTATGATCGTAAAAACCTCTGCGACCACTGTTGATGAGGGTGTGTTACATCCGTCCAAGATGCTGGCTTTCACACTGGGAAATATGATGAATAGCGGCATTAGAACTCCTGGAACCCGATCCAAAGGCATCGCTATGCTTCGTCAGAATCTGGTTAAGGCTCAAACTTATCTTGATAAAAGAAATAGCGATAATCCTGCAGTCAAAGATCTGGGCATGGACGCCCTTGCTGATTTGCTAGAAGGGAAGCTTACGGCTATGGTTACCGTTCATAAAGCCAATGATATCATGACTGCCTTACGACTTCAGGAAGAATTTGGCTTTCCTATGGTATTGGATGGGGTAGCAGAAGCTTATCTGGTTCTCGATGAAATTAAAGAATCGGGCATTCCGGTATTCATCCACCCGCCTATGCTGCGCGCTTCAGGTGAGGCAAAAAATGCAACGATGACTCTAGCTGTCAAACTTCATGAATCTGGCATTCCTTTCGCTTTCCAAAGTGGTTTTGAGGGCTATGTTCCCAAAACACGTGTTATACTGTTTGAAGCAGCGGTAGCAGTTGCCCAGGGATTAGAATATGAAGCTGCGGTCGACGCATTGACCATCGAATCGGCAAAGCTTCTGGGAATCGATGGGCAAGTAGGATCGATTGAACGAGGTAAAGATGCCGACCTGGTTTTATATGATGGAGACCCTTTTGAATACCTCACCCATGTAACCCATGTAATCATAAACGGAGAACTTGTAACGGAATAA
- a CDS encoding DUF2911 domain-containing protein — protein MSLDRISLSLFTVFFILISCTPQKSDSPEQPAPIGNRKSPIAISSIKHSGTYIKVVYGQPYRNSRNIFGEWEPYGEVWRTGANEATEITFSMPVFMGEQVIEAGTYALFTIPDQEKWTIILNNDLGQWGAFEYSNERDYTRFDVPVINLESPVEAFSIEFTEVNLSLTTMIMTWDRVKVEIPIRFYEQG, from the coding sequence ATGTCATTAGACCGCATATCTCTTTCTCTATTTACTGTTTTCTTTATCCTGATTAGCTGTACACCTCAGAAATCTGACTCACCCGAACAACCCGCCCCAATAGGTAATAGAAAAAGCCCTATTGCAATATCATCCATTAAGCATAGCGGAACTTATATTAAAGTGGTTTATGGCCAGCCTTACCGAAATAGCAGGAATATTTTTGGTGAGTGGGAACCTTATGGAGAAGTTTGGAGAACCGGGGCTAATGAGGCCACCGAAATCACTTTTTCAATGCCTGTATTTATGGGTGAACAAGTAATTGAAGCCGGAACCTATGCCTTATTTACTATTCCGGATCAGGAAAAATGGACTATTATCCTTAATAATGACCTGGGACAATGGGGCGCTTTTGAATACTCTAATGAAAGAGACTATACCCGATTCGATGTGCCTGTAATTAATCTTGAATCCCCTGTAGAAGCTTTTTCTATCGAATTCACTGAGGTAAATCTCTCCCTCACAACCATGATAATGACCTGGGATAGGGTAAAAGTAGAAATCCCTATTCGTTTTTATGAGCAGGGCTAG